The Macrobrachium nipponense isolate FS-2020 chromosome 1, ASM1510439v2, whole genome shotgun sequence genome includes a window with the following:
- the LOC135219598 gene encoding DNA polymerase iota-like — translation MLLMLFQMDKNFGSLDDEWTLIPEQHQRTILHIDIDCFYAQVEMVRNPSLHGKPVGIKQKNIMITCNYIARSLGVKKSMFVSEALKMLPDLILVDGSDLTHYRQFSTDISKIVHNFSTYVERLGLDENFLDITERVSQCLDKYGKEVCGCWYGDKEENQMPKYDPCGCGCYERLIVGSHIAREVREAIYKKTGITCCAGIAHNKLIAKIVSGYHKPNDQTLIFPWQVCDLMNSLKSVRSIPGIGTVTNKGLNELGISLVQELQSGTLKTLRTKFDTEMAKKLRDWSFGIDESPVCGTVLPQSIGLEDAFKIETSFEKIKVKYKVLLERLLKLVATDGREPSILKVSARKFDLTKRYGHRDTKQVPLSSSFFSKGVENISESAKSAMMEIIVKTFKKLINVNKPFQLTMVGLAMTKFVNQVPNSKSIVQFFQSTSGTFQTGQGYRSKEQNSEKIINYSDSNASEAYSELKEPTSGNVDDTTNDRDFKQMSSVLLGTGKESEDTRKQMRSCAKMINTKTKDIPHCKVATEDSDYLMRMKDDSFSLRSDIDFEVYNALPKELQDEILSSYRNCDAGTSTFFSTVKGQRSKISAK, via the coding sequence ATGTTACTGATGTTATTTCAGATGGACAAGAATTTTGGTAGCCTGGATGATGAGTGGACACTTATCCCTGAACAACACCAAAGAACAATTTTGCACATTGATATTGACTGTTTCTACGCACAGGTGGAAATGGTGCGGAATCCAAGTCTTCATGGGAAGCCTGTTGGTAtcaaacagaaaaatatcatgatcACATGTAATTATATCGCTAGATCGCTGGGagtaaaaaaaagtatgtttGTTAGTGAGGCACTAAAGATGTTACCAGATTTGATACTAGTTGATGGCTCAGATCTGACACATTATAGACAGTTTTCTACAGACATATCCAAAATTGTACATAATTTTTCAACTTATGTGGAACGATTAGGACTTGATGAAAATTTTCTGGACATCACGGAGAGAGTGAGTCAGTGTTTAGATAAATATGGGAAAGAAGTATGTGGATGTTGGTATGGAGATAAAGAGGAAAACCAAATGCCAAAATATGATCCATGTGGCTGTGGCTGCTATGAACGATTGATTGTTGGCTCCCACATTGCTAGAGAAGTGCGTGAggcaatttacaaaaaaacagGAATAACTTGTTGTGCAGGCATTGCACACAATAAATTGATTGCAAAAATAGTATCAGGTTATCACAAACCAAATGATCAGACCCTTATTTTTCCATGGCAGGTTTGTGATCTTATGAATTCACTTAAGTCTGTAAGATCTATACCAGGAATAGGAACTGTAACAAACAAAGGTCTCAATGAATTAGGCATATCACTGGTTCAGGAACTTCAAAGTGGCACATTAAAAACTCTGAGAACGAAGTTTGACACTGAAAtggccaagaaattaagggactGGAGTTTTGGTATTGATGAGAGCCCAGTTTGTGGTACAGTTCTTCCTCAAAGTATTGGTTTAGAAGATGCATTCAAGATAGAAACctcttttgaaaaaattaaagttaaatataaagTTTTGTTAGAAAGGCTTTTGAAACTTGTAGCCACTGACGGTCGGGAACCATCTATTTTGAAGGTTTCTGCTCGGAAGTTTGACTTGACCAAGAGGTATGGTCATCGAGATACAAAGCAGGTTCCCCTGTCATCTTCTTTCTTCTCCAAAGGTGTTGAAAATATTAGTGAAAGTGCAAAATCAGCAATGATGGAGATAATTGTCAAAACATTTAAGAAATTGATCAATGTTAATAAGCCTTTTCAACTTACAATGGTTGGGCTTGCTATGACCAAGTTTGTAAATCAGGTGCCGAATTCAAAGTCCATAGTTCAGTTCTTTCAGAGCACCTCAGGTACCTTTCAGACAGGACAAGGTTACAGAAGTAAGgaacaaaattctgaaaaaataatcaattataGTGACTCGAATGCATCAGAAGCATATTCAGAATTGAAAGAGCCAACATCTGGAAACGTAGATGACACAACAAACGATAGAGATTTTAAACAAATGTCTTCTGTGCTATTAGGAACTGGAAAAGAAAGTGAAGATACCAGAAAACAGATGAGATCATGTGCTAAGAtgataaacacaaaaacaaaagatatacCCCATTGTAAAGTTGCTACTGAGGACAGTGATTATTTAATGAGAATGAAAGATGATTCTTTTTCCCTACGTAGTGATATTGATTTTGAAGTGTATAATGCTTTGCCTAAAGAACTCCAAGATGAAATTCTTTCATCATACAGAAATTGTGATGCCGGAACTAGTACATTTTTCAGCACAGTAAAAGGTCAACGTAGTAAAATCTCAGCCAAATAG
- the LOC135219600 gene encoding DNA polymerase iota-like: protein MDDLFQMDKNLDSTELDWTLHPKQHRRIIVHIDIDCFYAQVEMVRNPELRNKPMGVKQKYLMVTSNYTARALGVKKQMYVTEALKVLPDLILIDGSDLTPYRQYSNEISSIAQTFTPHVERMGLDENFIDITDKVRESCESCNSEIVGHFYGDREISNVMQSDPCGCGCYKRLIVGTQIASDLRKEIFEKTGITCCAGIAHNKVLAKMVSGYHKPNQQTVIFPWQVCELMSSLDHVKSIPGIGSVTCKTLEELNISSVQGLQRVDEKILRTRFDEETCKKLRNLSFGIDEGIVRGSVRPQSLGIEDAFTVTKVTSYEIIKSKYKALLERLLKLLADDGRIPLSLKVVVRKSDGIIKFGPRESKQIQLSGSFFSKGVSIISENTKSSLYNLIISTFLKMVDTNKPFCLTLVGLGFTKLIEQPSENKSITQFFKKRPHDHTEENKIESEEQKQVKLPKNDVPPPVEGSKLQIPNVGKSMNNDNRHTDGEFTEVVNGGSMNVAAKSHLQEQEKTLGVNNSSLLSQSLGRDCNSANSSSDRLNNLGSIHSLPNDIDPDVFISLPKDIQEEVLVNHKATNNGDVKSETTVTEYHMAIPHNKKSNNRSSFENYFMQGVKQHSSDALLDNKHKNPREEKKDVTKSSPCSSRASYLGNKRNPENKPSPLSFKKSTKDVKCNDADRELLDSIDYDVFNALPEELQKEILDEKRSQRNHSGLERAVDLQSPTPRNVQSSPILKYLKKI, encoded by the coding sequence ATGGATGATCTATTTCAGATGGATAAAAACCTGGACTCAACAGAACTTGATTGGACTCTCCATCCAAAGCAACATCGAAGAATAATTGTACACATTGACATAGATTGCTTTTATGCACAAGTGGAAATGGTGCGTAACCCTGAGCTTCGAAACAAACCCATGGGAGTCAAGCAAAAGTATCTCATGGTCACCAGCAATTACACTGCTCGAGCACTTGGTGTTAAAAAGCAAATGTATGTGACAGAAGCATTGAAAGTCTTACCAGACCTGATACTTATTGATGGTTCAGACCTCACACCTTACAGGCAGTATTCAAATGAAATATCGTCTATTGCTCAAACATTCACTCCGCATGTAGAACGAATGGGTTTAGATGAAAACTTCatagatataactgataaagttAGAGAATCATGTGAATCATGTAACAGTGAAATAGTAGGACATTTTTATGGTGATAGAGAAATAAGTAATGTGATGCAAAGTGATCCATGTGGTTGTGGGTGTTACAAACGTCTCATTGTTGGTACTCAAATTGCAAGTGACTTGCGGAAGGAGATTTTTGAGAAGACAGGTATTACTTGTTGTGCTGGCATTGCTCACAACAAAGTTCTAGCTAAAATGGTATCAGGTTATCATAAACCAAATCAGCAGACTGTTATATTTCCTTGGCAAGTTTGTGAACTGATGAGTTCATTAGATCATGTAAAAAGTATACCAGGTATTGGAAGTGTTACATGTAAAACTTTAGAAGAACTGAATATTTCCTCTGTCCAAGGTTTACAAAGGGTGGATGAGAAAATCTTGAGGACCAGATTTGATGAGGAGACATGTAAAAAATTGAGGAACTTGAGTTTTGGAATAGATGAAGGAATTGTGCGTGGAAGTGTTCGTCCTCAAAGTTTAGGTATAGAAGAtgcatttactgtaacaaaagttacttcatatgaaataataaagTCAAAATATAAAGCACTTTTGGAACGACTTCTTAAACTGTTAGCTGATGATGGCAGAATtccattatctttaaaagtagTTGTACGTAAATCAGATGGCATAATAAAGTTTGGACCTCGAGAGTCAAAGCAAATTCAACTTTCTGGCTCATTTTTTTCAAAAGGAGTAAGTATAATAAGTGAAAATACAAAATCTTCATTATATAATTTGATTATTAGTACCTTTCTTAAGATGGTAGATACAAATAAGCCTTTTTGCCTTACCCTTGTTGGGCTAGGATTTACAAAGTTGATAGAACAGCCATCTGAAAATAAATCCATAACACAGTTTTTTAAGAAAAGACCCCATGACCATACAGAAGAAAACAAGATTGAAAGTGAGGAACAAAAGCAGGTTAAACTCCCCAAGAATGATGTTCCTCCTCCTGTGGAAGGAAGTAAattacaaataccaaatgtaGGGAAAAGTATGAATAATGACAATCGTCATACTGATGGAGAATTTACTGAGGTGGTCAATGGTGGCAGTATGAATGTAGCAGCCAAAAGCCACTTACAAGAGCAAGAAAAGACTTTGGGTGTCAATAATAGCAGTTTATTGAGTCAAAGCTTAGGCAGAGATTGCAACAGTGCAAATTCATCATCAGATAGATTAAATAACTTAGGATCCATTCACAGTCTTCCTAATGATATTGACCCTGACGTCTTCATTTCTTTACcaaaggacattcaagaagaggttCTAGTTAATCATAAGGCAACAAATAATGGGGATGTAAAAAGTGAAACTACTGTTACAGAATATCATATGGCCATTCCCCATAACAAGAAGAGTAATAATCGGTCATCATTTGAGAATTATTTCATGCAAGGAGTTAAACAGCATTCTAGTGATGCTTTACTTGACAACAAGCATAAGAAtccaagggaagaaaaaaaagatgttacTAAAAGCAGTCCTTGTAGTTCTAGAGCTAGTTACCTAGGAAATAAAAGGAACCCTGAAAATAAACCCTCCCCattatcttttaaaaagtctACTAAAGATGTGAAATGTAATGATGCTGACCGTGAATTACTGGACTCTATAGATTATGATGTATTTAATGCTTTACCAGAAGAGTTACAAAAGGAAATTTTAGATGAaaaaagaagccaaagaaatcaTTCAGGTTTGGAAAGAGCTGTTGATTTACAATCTCCAACCCCAAGAAATGTTCAGTCCTCGCCTATtttgaaatacttaaaaaaaatatag